A genomic window from Companilactobacillus alimentarius DSM 20249 includes:
- the rplU gene encoding 50S ribosomal protein L21, with the protein MYAIIKTGGKQYKVEENSSIYVEKLDVKEGDAVTFDDVILVSDGKSVKVGSPVVEGATVSGKVEKQGKEKKVVTYKYKPKKHSHTKTGHRQPYTKVLIDSIKA; encoded by the coding sequence ATGTACGCAATTATTAAAACTGGTGGTAAGCAATATAAGGTTGAAGAAAATTCTTCAATTTATGTTGAAAAACTTGATGTCAAAGAAGGGGACGCTGTTACATTTGATGATGTAATCCTCGTTTCTGATGGTAAAAGTGTTAAAGTTGGTAGTCCTGTAGTTGAGGGCGCAACTGTTTCTGGTAAGGTTGAAAAGCAAGGTAAGGAAAAGAAAGTTGTTACTTACAAGTACAAACCTAAGAAGCATTCACATACAAAGACAGGTCACCGTCAACCATATACAAAGGTACTTATCGATAGTATCAAGGCTTAA
- the rpmA gene encoding 50S ribosomal protein L27 translates to MLKMNLQFFSHHKGGGSTANGRNSAGRRLGAKRADGQAITAGAIIYRQRGTKVHPGANVGRGSDDTLFALTDGVVKFERLGKDKKKVSVY, encoded by the coding sequence ATGCTTAAAATGAATTTACAATTTTTCTCTCACCATAAGGGTGGTGGATCAACTGCCAACGGCCGTAATTCTGCTGGTCGTAGACTAGGTGCAAAGCGTGCTGATGGCCAAGCTATCACTGCTGGTGCAATTATTTATAGACAACGTGGTACAAAGGTTCATCCTGGTGCTAATGTTGGTCGTGGTAGCGACGATACATTGTTCGCTCTTACAGATGGCGTTGTTAAGTTTGAAAGACTTGGCAAA
- a CDS encoding carboxylesterase family protein, with protein sequence MKKIIKTTTGTYQGIVDHHHLDFLGIPFGYGRRFKRAEEFSITKFGKNEINKLQYAVHNGIQPMQNEALKQNDSKIRFGENCLNLDICTPNVEGHYPIVIEFFGGGFTTGGNYQKQMSWLDHQGVVHVVPNYRLGLFGWGKIDGGDTNVGMSDQLMCIQWVIDNAKSFGGDVENINLIGLSAGAKSIAALMASNSSILDRVKKVILFSGGVQTIRDSKTADAVVKRVCRANNIKSSKDLFNLTDDGLQLVQEKALEDHFATNWFGPVIDQDLISDDWQEKLIARVKKTGFKSLISAGSNELKFFEDMDQEKIEGQVLPDLFGKNAPIFKKELLHEPDSKAALIEMLGTAMYALPARRLAELLTKNSDAEVYCNYVKVEEGKHGGIVAYLNRPTNELKIDYRKNQTYITQLLREFIENGKPYNEEIKYEWPAYDDDRLVLELDADDLKSVSVINYRYPKDLPWQSYKL encoded by the coding sequence ATGAAGAAGATTATAAAAACTACAACTGGTACGTATCAAGGAATTGTTGATCATCATCATCTTGATTTTTTGGGGATTCCTTTTGGTTACGGTCGCAGGTTTAAGCGGGCTGAGGAGTTCTCCATTACTAAGTTTGGTAAAAATGAAATCAATAAGCTCCAGTATGCAGTACACAACGGGATTCAACCAATGCAAAATGAGGCCTTGAAGCAAAACGACAGTAAAATTCGTTTTGGTGAAAATTGTTTGAATTTAGATATTTGTACACCTAATGTTGAGGGACATTATCCTATTGTAATTGAATTCTTTGGTGGAGGTTTTACTACAGGAGGGAATTATCAAAAACAAATGTCTTGGCTAGACCACCAAGGAGTTGTCCACGTTGTTCCTAACTACCGTCTTGGGTTATTTGGTTGGGGTAAGATTGATGGCGGCGATACTAACGTTGGTATGTCAGATCAGTTGATGTGTATTCAATGGGTAATTGACAATGCTAAAAGTTTCGGTGGAGATGTAGAGAATATTAATTTGATAGGTCTATCAGCTGGTGCCAAGTCTATTGCGGCTTTGATGGCATCAAACTCCAGTATTTTAGATCGGGTCAAGAAAGTTATTCTTTTCTCTGGGGGAGTTCAGACAATTCGTGATTCGAAAACCGCCGATGCGGTTGTTAAAAGAGTTTGCCGAGCTAATAATATTAAATCGAGTAAAGACTTATTCAACCTAACTGATGATGGGTTACAATTAGTTCAAGAAAAAGCTTTGGAAGATCATTTTGCTACAAATTGGTTTGGACCGGTAATCGACCAGGATCTGATTTCTGATGATTGGCAGGAAAAATTAATAGCACGTGTTAAAAAAACAGGCTTTAAGAGTTTGATTTCAGCGGGTAGCAACGAATTGAAATTTTTTGAGGATATGGATCAAGAGAAAATTGAAGGGCAAGTCCTTCCTGATTTATTTGGAAAGAATGCGCCAATTTTTAAAAAGGAATTATTACATGAACCAGATTCTAAAGCTGCTTTGATCGAAATGTTAGGTACGGCAATGTATGCCTTACCTGCTCGAAGGTTAGCAGAACTGTTGACGAAAAATAGCGATGCTGAAGTATATTGTAATTACGTCAAAGTAGAGGAGGGTAAGCATGGTGGTATCGTAGCTTATTTGAATCGGCCAACAAATGAATTAAAAATTGATTATCGAAAAAATCAGACTTATATCACACAGCTTTTGAGAGAATTTATTGAAAATGGAAAGCCCTATAATGAAGAGATAAAATACGAGTGGCCTGCGTATGACGATGATCGTTTAGTATTGGAATTGGACGCAGATGATCTCAAAAGTGTCTCAGTAATTAATTATCGTTATCCTAAAGATCTGCCTTGGCAATCATATAAGTTATAA
- a CDS encoding ribosomal-processing cysteine protease Prp, with the protein MIKASFHRNSEQVIDSFLIKGHADSGPYGQDLVCAAVSAVTIGTINNLEKLTEASPQVVIDEVNGGHLGCQFDKEVSHDTALLLDNLFWILKDIEGSYPKNIEVQAQKNKIDLD; encoded by the coding sequence ATGATAAAGGCAAGTTTCCATCGTAATTCAGAGCAAGTGATCGATTCTTTCCTAATCAAAGGACATGCCGATTCGGGACCATACGGTCAGGATTTGGTTTGTGCCGCTGTTTCCGCAGTGACAATTGGAACCATCAACAATCTGGAGAAACTTACTGAGGCTAGTCCTCAAGTCGTCATAGATGAAGTCAACGGTGGCCATCTTGGTTGCCAGTTTGATAAAGAAGTATCCCATGATACGGCTTTATTATTGGATAATTTATTTTGGATATTGAAAGATATCGAAGGTAGCTATCCTAAAAACATTGAAGTTCAGGCACAAAAAAATAAAATAGATCTTGATTAG